One Streptomyces sp. R28 DNA window includes the following coding sequences:
- a CDS encoding M23 family metallopeptidase: MSPRFSFRSPRTSSIRNRAAVLAAGLGASVVLGAGGAVAAEMTSATGVSTAVQAQAAAKKAPAKQAVSWVSPVKKYTKSASFAQAGGMWQSTHSGQDFAVASGTQVVAAHGGTVVKAGGNGAGDGPAYGNAIVIKHANGTYSQYAHLSRIDVKVGQVVKTGQHIAKSGNTGNSSGPHLHFEIRTTANYGSAVDPVAFLRAKGLKV, translated from the coding sequence ATGTCCCCGCGCTTCTCGTTCCGTTCGCCCCGTACGTCCTCGATCCGCAACCGTGCCGCTGTGCTGGCCGCCGGCCTGGGGGCCTCGGTCGTGCTGGGCGCCGGAGGCGCGGTCGCCGCCGAGATGACCTCCGCCACCGGTGTCTCCACCGCCGTACAGGCTCAGGCCGCTGCGAAGAAGGCCCCCGCCAAGCAGGCCGTCTCCTGGGTGAGCCCGGTGAAGAAGTACACGAAGTCCGCCAGCTTCGCCCAGGCGGGCGGCATGTGGCAGTCCACCCACAGCGGGCAGGACTTCGCCGTCGCCAGCGGCACCCAGGTCGTGGCCGCGCACGGCGGTACCGTCGTCAAGGCCGGCGGCAACGGCGCCGGTGACGGTCCCGCGTACGGCAACGCCATCGTCATCAAGCACGCCAACGGGACCTACTCCCAGTACGCCCACCTGTCGCGCATCGACGTGAAGGTCGGCCAGGTCGTCAAGACCGGGCAGCACATAGCCAAGTCCGGCAACACCGGAAACTCCAGCGGGCCGCACCTGCACTTCGAGATCCGTACGACCGCCAACTACGGCTCCGCGGTCGACCCCGTCGCCTTCCTGCGGGCCAAGGGCCTGAAGGTCTGA
- a CDS encoding HAD family acid phosphatase has translation MTLRPWARRIAVSTASTAALVALAVPADAATTATSTSTTATSTAAAEDVGYDTWQKDCQAVMDQALPYLKQRIANTKPGEKQAIVFDIDNTTLETDFGFSYPQPANGPVLSVAKYAQEHGVSLFFVTARPGIIYSVTEYNLKHVGYQVSGLYVRNFVDLFKNVADYKTAQRVDIESKGYTIIANVGNSATDLSGGHAEKTYKLPDYDGQLS, from the coding sequence ATGACGCTTCGCCCCTGGGCTCGCCGAATAGCAGTCAGCACCGCCTCCACGGCAGCCCTCGTGGCACTCGCGGTCCCCGCCGACGCCGCGACGACCGCGACGAGCACCTCCACCACCGCCACCAGCACGGCAGCGGCCGAGGATGTCGGCTACGACACCTGGCAGAAGGACTGCCAGGCGGTGATGGACCAGGCGTTGCCGTACCTGAAGCAGCGGATCGCGAACACCAAGCCTGGTGAGAAGCAGGCGATCGTCTTCGACATCGACAACACCACCCTGGAGACGGACTTCGGCTTCAGCTACCCGCAGCCGGCCAACGGGCCGGTCCTGTCGGTCGCCAAGTACGCCCAGGAGCACGGCGTCTCCCTGTTCTTCGTCACCGCCCGCCCGGGCATCATCTACTCGGTGACCGAGTACAACCTCAAGCACGTCGGTTACCAGGTCTCCGGCCTGTACGTGCGCAACTTCGTCGACCTCTTCAAGAACGTCGCCGACTACAAGACGGCCCAGCGCGTCGACATCGAGTCGAAGGGCTACACGATCATCGCGAACGTCGGCAACAGCGCCACCGACCTGTCGGGCGGCCATGCCGAGAAGACGTACAAGCTGCCGGACTACGACGGGCAGTTGTCGTAA
- a CDS encoding TetR/AcrR family transcriptional regulator — MGGTMDGTKQRRRGNTRQRIQDVALELFAVQGYEKTSLREIAERLDVTKAALYYHFKTKEEIIVSLFEDLTQPIEDLIEWGKQQPHTLETKQEIVRRYSQTLTSAAPLFRFMQENQATVRELSIGEMFKNRMLGMRDIIIDPDADLVDQVRCISALFTMHAGMFVLKDLEGDPEEKRKAVLEVATDLITQAHKGA, encoded by the coding sequence CGCATCCAGGACGTGGCCCTCGAACTCTTCGCCGTACAGGGCTACGAGAAGACCTCCCTGCGCGAGATCGCCGAGCGCCTGGACGTCACGAAGGCGGCCCTGTACTACCACTTCAAGACCAAGGAAGAGATCATCGTCAGCCTCTTCGAGGACCTGACGCAGCCGATCGAGGACCTGATCGAGTGGGGCAAGCAGCAGCCGCACACACTCGAGACGAAGCAGGAGATCGTACGCCGCTACAGCCAGACCCTGACCAGCGCGGCCCCACTGTTCCGCTTCATGCAGGAGAACCAGGCGACCGTCCGTGAGCTGAGCATCGGCGAGATGTTCAAGAACCGCATGCTCGGCATGCGCGACATCATCATCGATCCGGACGCCGACCTCGTCGACCAGGTCCGCTGCATCAGCGCCCTGTTCACGATGCACGCCGGGATGTTCGTCCTGAAGGACCTCGAAGGCGACCCCGAGGAAAAGCGCAAGGCCGTCCTCGAGGTCGCCACGGATCTGATCACCCAGGCGCACAAGGGCGCCTGA
- a CDS encoding ATP-dependent Clp protease ATP-binding subunit, whose translation MFERFTDRARRVVVLAQEEARMLNHNYIGTEHILLGLIHEGEGVAAKALESLGISLEAVRQQVEEIIGQGQQAPSGHIPFTPRAKKVLELSLREALQLGHNYIGTEHILLGLIREGEGVAAQVLVKLGADLNRVRQQVIQLLSGYQGKETATAGGPAEGTPSTSLVLDQFGRNLTQAARESKLDPVIGREKEIERVMQVLSRRTKNNPVLIGEPGVGKTAVVEGLAQAIVKGEVPETLKDKHLYTLDLGALVAGSRYRGDFEERLKKVLKEIRTRGDIILFIDELHTLVGAGAAEGAIDAASILKPMLARGELQTIGATTLDEYRKHLEKDAALERRFQPIQVAEPSLPHTIEILKGLRDRYEAHHRVSITDEALVQAATLADRYISDRFLPDKAIDLIDEAGSRMRIRRMTAPPDLREFDEKIAGVRRDKESAIDSQDFEKAASLRDKEKQLLAAKAKREKEWKAGDMDVVAEVDGELIAEVLATATGIPVFKLTEEESSRLLRMEDELHKRVIGQVDAVKALSKAIRRTRAGLKDPKRPGGSFIFAGPSGVGKTELSKALAEFLFGDEDALISLDMSEFSEKHTVSRLFGSPPGYVGYEEGGQLTEKVRRKPFSVVLFDEVEKAHPDIFNSLLQILEDGRLTDSQGRVVDFKNTVIIMTTNLGTRDISKGFNLGFAASGDTKTNYERMKNKVSDELKQHFRPEFLNRVDDVVVFPQLTQDDILRIVDLMIGKVDERLKDRDMGIELSQSAKELLSKKGYDPVLGARPLRRTIQREIEDSLSEKILFGELRPGHIVVVDTEGEGDAKTFTFRGEEKSALPDVPPIEQAAGGTGPNLSKEA comes from the coding sequence ATGTTCGAGAGGTTCACCGACCGCGCGCGGCGGGTTGTCGTCCTGGCTCAGGAAGAAGCCCGGATGCTCAACCACAACTACATCGGCACCGAGCACATCCTCCTGGGCCTGATCCACGAGGGTGAGGGTGTCGCCGCCAAGGCCCTTGAGAGCCTCGGGATTTCGCTCGAGGCGGTCCGCCAGCAGGTGGAGGAGATCATCGGGCAGGGGCAGCAGGCCCCGTCCGGGCACATCCCCTTCACCCCCCGTGCCAAGAAGGTCCTGGAGCTGTCGCTCCGCGAGGCCCTTCAGCTGGGCCACAACTACATCGGCACGGAGCACATCCTGCTCGGCCTGATCCGTGAGGGCGAGGGCGTCGCCGCCCAGGTCCTGGTCAAGCTGGGCGCAGATCTCAACCGGGTGCGGCAGCAGGTCATCCAGCTGCTCTCCGGTTACCAGGGCAAGGAGACCGCCACCGCCGGCGGGCCTGCCGAGGGCACCCCCTCGACGTCCCTGGTCCTCGACCAGTTCGGCCGGAACCTCACCCAGGCCGCTCGTGAGTCCAAGCTCGACCCGGTCATCGGGCGCGAGAAGGAGATCGAGCGGGTCATGCAGGTGCTGTCCCGCCGTACCAAGAACAACCCGGTCCTGATCGGTGAGCCCGGCGTCGGCAAGACCGCCGTCGTCGAGGGCCTCGCCCAGGCCATCGTCAAGGGCGAGGTGCCCGAGACCCTCAAGGACAAGCACCTCTACACCCTGGACCTCGGCGCGCTGGTCGCCGGCTCCCGCTACCGCGGTGACTTCGAGGAGCGCCTGAAGAAGGTCCTCAAGGAGATCCGCACCCGCGGCGACATCATCCTGTTCATCGACGAGCTCCACACGCTGGTCGGTGCGGGTGCCGCCGAGGGCGCCATCGACGCGGCTTCCATCCTGAAGCCGATGCTGGCCCGCGGTGAGCTGCAGACCATCGGTGCGACCACGCTGGACGAGTACCGCAAGCACCTGGAGAAGGACGCGGCCCTCGAGCGCCGCTTCCAGCCCATCCAGGTCGCCGAGCCGTCCCTGCCGCACACGATCGAGATCCTCAAGGGTCTGCGTGACCGGTACGAGGCCCACCACCGCGTGTCCATCACGGACGAGGCGCTGGTCCAGGCCGCCACCCTGGCCGACCGGTACATCTCGGACCGCTTCCTGCCGGACAAGGCGATCGACCTGATCGACGAGGCCGGTTCCCGGATGCGCATCCGCCGGATGACCGCGCCGCCGGACCTGCGCGAGTTCGACGAGAAGATCGCCGGCGTCCGCCGCGACAAGGAGTCCGCGATCGACTCGCAGGACTTCGAGAAGGCCGCCTCCCTCCGCGACAAGGAGAAGCAGCTCCTGGCCGCCAAGGCCAAGCGGGAGAAGGAGTGGAAGGCCGGCGACATGGACGTCGTCGCCGAGGTCGACGGCGAGCTGATCGCCGAGGTCCTCGCGACCGCCACCGGCATCCCGGTCTTCAAGCTGACCGAGGAGGAGTCCTCGCGTCTGCTGCGCATGGAGGACGAGCTCCACAAGCGGGTCATCGGCCAGGTCGACGCCGTCAAGGCGCTGTCGAAGGCGATCCGCCGTACGCGTGCCGGTCTGAAGGACCCGAAGCGTCCGGGTGGTTCGTTCATCTTCGCCGGCCCGTCCGGTGTCGGTAAGACCGAGCTGTCCAAGGCGCTCGCCGAGTTCCTCTTCGGTGACGAGGACGCGCTGATCTCCCTCGACATGTCGGAGTTCAGCGAGAAGCACACGGTGTCGCGTCTCTTCGGTTCGCCCCCCGGTTACGTGGGCTACGAAGAGGGCGGCCAGCTGACCGAGAAGGTCCGCCGCAAGCCGTTCTCCGTCGTCCTCTTCGACGAGGTCGAGAAGGCCCACCCGGACATCTTCAACTCGCTGCTGCAGATCCTGGAGGACGGTCGCCTGACCGACTCCCAGGGCCGGGTCGTGGACTTCAAGAACACGGTCATCATCATGACGACCAACCTCGGCACCCGGGACATCTCCAAGGGCTTCAACCTGGGCTTCGCGGCCTCGGGTGACACGAAGACCAACTACGAGCGCATGAAGAACAAGGTGTCGGACGAGCTCAAGCAGCACTTCCGTCCCGAGTTCCTCAACCGCGTCGACGACGTGGTCGTCTTCCCGCAGCTGACCCAGGACGACATCCTGCGGATCGTCGACCTGATGATCGGCAAGGTGGACGAGCGCCTGAAGGACCGGGACATGGGCATCGAGCTCTCCCAGTCCGCCAAGGAGCTGCTGTCCAAGAAGGGTTACGACCCCGTGCTGGGCGCCCGGCCGCTGCGCCGCACGATCCAGCGCGAGATCGAGGACAGCCTGTCGGAGAAGATCCTCTTCGGCGAGCTGCGCCCCGGTCACATCGTGGTCGTGGACACCGAGGGCGAGGGCGACGCCAAGACCTTCACCTTCCGCGGTGAGGAGAAGTCGGCGCTGCCGGACGTCCCGCCGATCGAGCAGGCGGCCGGTGGAACCGGGCCGAACCTGAGCAAGGAGGCCTGA